The DNA segment atggatcctctacagtgaatgggtgccgtcagattgagagtccaaatgGCTGCTCAAACGAATAATCAACAGGACTCCAGTCAATCAGTTAAAAtttaagtgaaaagctgtgtttgtaaacaaaataataattaagtcaGTTTTCACTTTAAACCATTGGGTAAAATTGAGTCTTCTATCCATTGCATtctctagtaaaaaaaataaacaaaaatgaaatgtaaaaaaagtcttcagaagagaaatatgcacttGTTAAacctgtttacaagcaaaaaaacagtccaaaacagttctaaacaaatgagtgggtggattttaGGATCTACTTTTCCACTGTAGGAAGCATTCTTATGAATTATGGACTATCAACCTGAAGCAacgatttaaagttaaaacaccttaattatggatttgtttgttacaaacacacagcaactcatctacatcttggatgccctgagggtaatttttcagcaaatgtaaaattttgggactactattcctttaagattttaTGACTCTTTCTGCAGGATGTTGTTTGTGGGAGCCAGAGAGGGTCACTTACCGGCTATCTTCTCCATGATCCATATCCGCAGACAGACACCACTGCCAGCTGTGCTATGTTTGGTACAATCACATCCATTCATCCTTTTCTCCTGGTTCCTTAATACCTGTTTACGTTTCTCCTGATGTTTGTAGTATCCTCTGGTGATCATCATAATGGTGAGAGGAGAGATCTTTCAACTGATCAACTTTGCATCCTTCTCCCGTTGGCTCTTCATTGCCTTGGCCACATTAGGAATGATCATCCACCGCTACAGATTTCCAGATCATCCCAGACCATTCAAGGTCCATTTAAATGGCTCATTACCGATTTATTCATAGGAATTTGCCACTGTATTAATTAAACATTGCGTTGACTGTGTTCAGGTCCCTCTTGCAGTTGCGGTGATCTTTACCACAGTGTGTTTCTTCATCGTGGGCCTGTCCTTGTATTCGGACCCCTGGAATACAGGCGGCAGCTGTGCCCTCACATTATCAGGAGTACCTGTGTATTACCTGACAATCAAGAAGTCATACATACCCAAACGCTGGAAAAAAACCTTCAGTGAGTAACATTaacacaaaatgcatttattaacctaaagaaaattaaccatggctttactgcaaaaaacaataacaaaaagaaCATGGTTACTAAAGTTAAagcatggtaaccacaaaatagCATGCGTTTGCTagactaaccatagtttaaccatgacATTTATATAGTAAAACTTTTGTGATACAAATGGTAAATAGGCCAAAAAAAGGTTACCACACATTTGCTATACTAAAACCATGCTTAATTTCTGTAAAAGTAAAAGATGATGCTATAGATTTTAGATGAAACAAGGCTGTAAGGGATCTTTACAATGGGACtcaattttagtttttgtctACTTAAAGCCTTTTTATGGAAAGATGTTTcgtcagctttaaaaaaaaaaatctgatcataGTGCATTTCTATTCCTCAAAGCCTGGATTTCATTCCAATAGATAAATATGGCTCTACTAAAAAAGTTCAGAAAAGATCCAATGATTGACCTCTACTTCCTCTTGTGCAGATTATTTAAGCCTACATCTGCAGATATTCCTGGAAGTGGCTCAGCAGGAAGTTCAGACGTACTGATGGAGCTTCACCAAACTACAGACCTGAGTGTTGCAAAGggcatcaaaattaatttgagtgGTGTTTGCTACTACTATTAGACCTTACCAACATAGCATCAGCATCGCAAAATCCTTGCACCCTATCCATTATTGCAAGCATCACTTATATTTTAATCTATCTTATATTCAAATCAAAGACAGTACTGTCCTGGGAAGTCATACTGttgggttaaagggatagttcacttaagaatgatttcatgtcattccaaattcattagactttggttaatcttcaaaacataaacaaatatacTTTTCATGAGATCTGAGATGTTTCTGTTCCTCTGTTGAACATTAATATAACCAAAACTTTGACGATCCAAAAATGGCCTAAAATGAAGCATTTTAATGCAAGTCTTCATGGGAAGAGATATGTCTTCATTTGATGACCTATCCTTTTAAGGACCATTTTGTaataattcacaaatatgtttgtacaaaatatcCCTTTATTCTCATAAAGAACATACAATAGGAAGGGAAACCAAATTGTATGCTTTGTTGGAAATGACATGGGTGTTTCTGGTTAAAGACTGTTACATCAGTAAAAAGCagataacttttatattttaatacagtcTTCAAAAATAGTacatcctttttaaaaaaaaaaattcaatggcaACGGGTCTGAATGGGACATTTGTTTGTATCaccaaaatatttgtgaaaatagttAAGAAATGTAGTTGATTTTTATTACATGACTTTGAATTCTTACAGAATCCAAGTATCAAGGCACTTGACAGCTTCTTAAATTTCTGTGCATCAATGTACAATTATTAGTAAATAGtacttcatttttaatgtttgtgtaacaTCTGTCAATCatttagtttttgtatatttttgacattttgctGTTATTACATTGGAAGAATGCAATACAATGAATGTATCATGAATTAACAGCTACATTTTGATGGTAGTCTACTAAGCATTTATGAACTCTGTGTTTGCTCACTAATTACTCTATATATGAACATAAAAAGCTTTGTAATTTATCACAAATCTCTTTGAACTCATCTTGGTCATATCCAACATTCAGAACAGTCTTAAATCGTTCCTAATagcaaaaacaaatgaatgcaaaaaaGCAGCATCAAAGATGAGTCACTATTCTGACGTGCTTGTAACCATGAAAACACATTATGGATGTTATAAATGGCTCCATTCTCTCCAGATGAATAGTGGCAAATTCTAGTACAGTGCAACACTTACATGACCATCGGCAATTAACAGACCaccattaaagggacagtccacccaaaaatgagaattctgtcattatttagtcaACCTCcagttccaaacctgtgtgagtttcaTTCTTCTGTTGAGAATAAAAGAAATTCTAaacaatgttggtaaccaaatactACAATGGCTACGTCAACTGTTTGgccaccaacattcttcaaaacatattcttttgtgttcaacagaagaaactcaggTTTGGAACACGTggaggggtgagtaaatgacagaattctcatttttgggttaactatccctttaatttgaaTGGCCTTTTATTTTGTCCCCAAATTCTctgtaaaatatgtttactgtCAGTCTATCTGGCTAATCAAAGGTGTTCAAAATCAATCCAAAACAAAGAAATGCTGTAAAATTGGGTagtgtaatttaattaatctgGTAAACCTGTATGTTCACGTATAatacagacacactctctctctctcgctctctctctctctctctctctcacacacacacacactcatatttatatattacaaattgtgCAAATTAATCTTATCGAAGTACATTCGTCACTAACAGTTTTGTTCGCAAATAAAGGCCTACACatacaaaacacaaacatgtacagTAAAACGCAGTGAAATAGCATTAGAAATTAAGAAAATTCTTAAGAGATCAATTGCAAGTAAATATGAATCAAAGGCAGTGAAGGAAGTGTGAGCAGCTCGGATAAAAGAATTGGGATTCACTTCAGCTCCGGGATAAATTGGGACCAGCTGATGTTTGCCATGCCGAGATCATCATCCTCCAGGTTGGGGAAGCTGATATCCACTAGGATTTTACTCAGGCTGTCATTCATGGTATCCAGGACAAAGCCTTCGGTGAGAGAGCGGTTGGTGGTGCCCTCTTGCAGCAGCTCTCTGGAGCAGGTCGGAGTGGAGCGTCTTGGAGAAGGTCTGGAGCAGGTGAGCAGCTCTCGAGGGGAGCTGAAGAGCGGCAACTCTTTGAAAGGTGTGATGTTGAAGCTGAAAGGCGTGTTTCCGTGCCGTTGCGGGGTGAGCTGTGGCCCGCTGGGCGTACGGATTGGGCTAAAATCCAGCACGCCTCCCTTCCTGACTGGAGTGATCCTCCAGGGCTCCAGAGCTGTGGGAAGCTTACTGGGTGTGGATGAGGAAGGGTGGCTGCTCTTGATGGGCGTTTTAAAAGTGTATTCTCTGTTTGGGCTGTCAGGGTTGGGTTTACAGGAGAGCTGGGGCTCCAGATCGTGAGTGTCTTGGAAGGTGGAGACATCGGAGACCACGCCAGAGTCGAAGAGAGTGCTGTCGGGGTAGAGCAGGACGGGTTCCTCGGTGGCTGGCAGGACTAGACGCTGTTTGCGGCGGGAGCTGCTGTTTTCTTGCAGTCTGGTTTTGCAGGCCAGAGCTTCTGGAGCCTCAGGAGTCACAGACATGCTCACAGGCTCCTCCTTTATGTCCTGAAAGCTGGACGCACACACCATCACCGAGCTCACGTCGCTCTGTGAGACCTTTCACAACACACACAAGCATTAAACCAGAACTTACTCTAATTAATTTCTACACATTTCTTCCAAGATATGAAttgccagataaaaaaaaaacaaaaaaaaaacaccataattGATTTGTTGTCTGCACTAAAGTGGACTAAAATAAACAGGCTTTATATTAGGGGCAATCCAAACCCTTATTGACTGCTCTAAAAAGGTTTACAAGCCCAAAGCCAGCTGGAAGTCAGCAGAGGTAAATGAATGACCATTACAGTCTGATTTTAGCAAGATTTTCAGTAGTAATTCCCCATGTGAAATGAATGGGTGAATAACATGCAACCAAATAATtatggaaaaaaatcattttataaatgaataaataataaataaatctcatcCATAGCAAAGTATTAACACATAATGGTCATGTTTGCTGTACTGCATTTACaattacgcaaaaaaaaaaaacctgcatatatatatatatatatatatatatatatatatatatatatatatatatatatatatatatatatatatatatatactacaatatcaccactgagaaaaaaaaaaataggtgtaatttttctataatataactttttttttcttttgatgaaaTATGACCTAGGGCATTTTTTGTGAGATTCTTTCATATAAACATTTAGGGTTTACCTTAGGGGCAATCCGGACCCTCTTGCTCGCACCGCTGGAGCGGGGAGTGGAGGAGCTCGGAGTGTGTGGAGGAGTGGCGAGAGCCGCAGGACTGGAGGAGGGCAGGAAGATCGACCCACCCAGAGGAAGCTGGATGGGAACCAGGTACGAGTCAGTCCGAGGCAGAAGCGGCTTCATCTTCCTCTCTGAGGACGAGCAATAACGAGATAAAACGACTGTCAGGAAACAAACTCTTCACACATGCAGAGACATTCATCCCTCTCGTCCAGCCAACACTCACCTGTGCCACCCATGGCAGGTATGGCTTTCTTTAGCTCCGGAGGACCTCTCTTCTGTTGCTacagaccacaaaaaaaaaagacacttccTTTAATTTCACATAAAGTTTGGCATTAAATCTAACTGCAGTCTCAATACTGTCTGCCTTTTTGATGACTCTCAGATGATTAAAAGAACAGAATAAGTGATGATCTCAAGCTGAACATTCTTCCTTCTGTCTGACTGTccctgaaataaaatgaatgattcCTGGAGAAGTAGAGAGGCTGGCCGCTGTCTTACGCCCTGACGATCTGCCATGAGAGGATGAAATAGGAGGAAAAGGGGTCTTACTTGAATGAAACCAACTTGTGGGATCTGAGGGCAAGTGGGGGTCACTGGGCCAACCAAAGGCTGTGGGACGAGCCAGGAAATGAAAGATGACCATATTTGAAGCATAAAATCACACATGAACACTATAGCACAGTAAGTGACACACACCTTGTATACTTGGTCCAAAGTAAGACAGCGGTTTGCTTCTGGTCGAATCGTCCAATAGGAGATCTTGCCATCGAGGGATGTCTCCCGGACAAACATGTCATGCAGTGAGAGATTATGACGTATGGAATTCTAGCAAAAGAATTTAATCAGCACTCAGAAATCGTACAAGAGAGGTTTGGGTAAACTGAAACTATACTAGTTTTACACACTACCTTCCATCCGGGTTTGGCAACATTTCTGAAATACGGAAAATGGTCCTCGATCCAGTTGTAAATTTCCTTCAGGGTCATTTGTCGGTTCTTCTTGCTGTTGATAGCAAACTGGATCATAGCCATGTAGGAATATGGGGGTCTCTCTGACAGAGGGTCCTTCTCCTTTTCTGGAGCTTTGGGCTGCTTATAAGAaaacaaactatttttaacaatgaaaataaaaagaaagagcaaaatatagaagaaatgtacaaaaaataaaaattatttattaaccaATTTGTCAACCAATTTtaatcatatatatgtatatgacattttttactattatttattcaagttcatcaagtttttttatttacaacaattaaacaaaaaatgctAAATCATAAATTAGAATGAaagataaacatgttttttttcctctattttccaaaccaaataaaaaacaacaacttttagaCATCTCTGATCTATAatgtgcatttagaaaatagtgaaggtgaatttaatttcatgccgactttaacgTTGTGTACCTGATGACAGTCACTTGGATTGTCTGTGCTGGTGCATTTTTGGTTTGACTCAGATCCGAGCCCATCAGAGCTCATTTTTCCCAGCCAATGGATGTTGGTCAGACTGTCATCAAGTGGGAAGCACTCTGTCTCCTTTTTCACTGATATCACAGCAAaagaacatttcagaaaacacatttttcaaaacatcaaCAAGCTCAGTCTTAGCCTCATCCCTCACCTTTCTGGAGATCGCCCTTGGGT comes from the Carassius auratus strain Wakin chromosome 4, ASM336829v1, whole genome shotgun sequence genome and includes:
- the LOC113056318 gene encoding forkhead box protein M1-like isoform X2, with product MRESPRRPIILKRRKLPFQKSGSDAGCDEADGPRSKTTLTPSIARCFPDGIRMMDHPTMPDTQVVVIPKAADLQSVISALTAKGKECGPQGRNKFILLSGSTSLEESKTLGCLSTEPKGDLQKVKKETECFPLDDSLTNIHWLGKMSSDGLGSESNQKCTSTDNPSDCHQPKAPEKEKDPLSERPPYSYMAMIQFAINSKKNRQMTLKEIYNWIEDHFPYFRNVAKPGWKNSIRHNLSLHDMFVRETSLDGKISYWTIRPEANRCLTLDQVYKPLVGPVTPTCPQIPQVGFIQQQKRGPPELKKAIPAMGGTERKMKPLLPRTDSYLVPIQLPLGGSIFLPSSSPAALATPPHTPSSSTPRSSGASKRVRIAPKVSQSDVSSVMVCASSFQDIKEEPVSMSVTPEAPEALACKTRLQENSSSRRKQRLVLPATEEPVLLYPDSTLFDSGVVSDVSTFQDTHDLEPQLSCKPNPDSPNREYTFKTPIKSSHPSSSTPSKLPTALEPWRITPVRKGGVLDFSPIRTPSGPQLTPQRHGNTPFSFNITPFKELPLFSSPRELLTCSRPSPRRSTPTCSRELLQEGTTNRSLTEGFVLDTMNDSLSKILVDISFPNLEDDDLGMANISWSQFIPELK
- the LOC113056318 gene encoding forkhead box protein M1-like isoform X1, which codes for MRESPRRPIILKRRKLPFQKSGSDAGCDEADGPRSKTTLTPSIARCFPDGIRMMDHPTMPDTQVVVIPKAADLQSVISALTAKGKECGPQGRNKFILLSGSTSLEESKTLGCLSTEPKGDLQKVKKETECFPLDDSLTNIHWLGKMSSDGLGSESNQKCTSTDNPSDCHQQPKAPEKEKDPLSERPPYSYMAMIQFAINSKKNRQMTLKEIYNWIEDHFPYFRNVAKPGWKNSIRHNLSLHDMFVRETSLDGKISYWTIRPEANRCLTLDQVYKPLVGPVTPTCPQIPQVGFIQQQKRGPPELKKAIPAMGGTERKMKPLLPRTDSYLVPIQLPLGGSIFLPSSSPAALATPPHTPSSSTPRSSGASKRVRIAPKVSQSDVSSVMVCASSFQDIKEEPVSMSVTPEAPEALACKTRLQENSSSRRKQRLVLPATEEPVLLYPDSTLFDSGVVSDVSTFQDTHDLEPQLSCKPNPDSPNREYTFKTPIKSSHPSSSTPSKLPTALEPWRITPVRKGGVLDFSPIRTPSGPQLTPQRHGNTPFSFNITPFKELPLFSSPRELLTCSRPSPRRSTPTCSRELLQEGTTNRSLTEGFVLDTMNDSLSKILVDISFPNLEDDDLGMANISWSQFIPELK
- the LOC113056318 gene encoding forkhead box protein M1-like isoform X3; this encodes MRESPRRPIILKRRKLPFQKSGSDAGCDEADGPRSKTTLTPSIARCFPDGIRMMDHPTMPDTQVVVIPKAADLQSVISALTAKGKECGPQGRNKFILLSGSTSLEESKTLGCLSTEPKGDLQKVKKETECFPLDDSLTNIHWLGKMSSDGLGSESNQKCTSTDNPSDCHQQPKAPEKEKDPLSERPPYSYMAMIQFAINSKKNRQMTLKEIYNWIEDHFPYFRNVAKPGWKNSIRHNLSLHDMFVRETSLDGKISYWTIRPEANRCLTLDQVYKQQKRGPPELKKAIPAMGGTERKMKPLLPRTDSYLVPIQLPLGGSIFLPSSSPAALATPPHTPSSSTPRSSGASKRVRIAPKVSQSDVSSVMVCASSFQDIKEEPVSMSVTPEAPEALACKTRLQENSSSRRKQRLVLPATEEPVLLYPDSTLFDSGVVSDVSTFQDTHDLEPQLSCKPNPDSPNREYTFKTPIKSSHPSSSTPSKLPTALEPWRITPVRKGGVLDFSPIRTPSGPQLTPQRHGNTPFSFNITPFKELPLFSSPRELLTCSRPSPRRSTPTCSRELLQEGTTNRSLTEGFVLDTMNDSLSKILVDISFPNLEDDDLGMANISWSQFIPELK